Proteins from one Prosthecobacter sp. genomic window:
- a CDS encoding TonB-dependent receptor, with the protein MKIPLPSYFLTAALSLTAVGFSTAQTASRIEKLASQPTLQSEIAMDEIVISAPLDRPLFQQAQATSVLTGQPLNLAIEPSLGQTLARLPGVSSSYFGPAASRPIIRGLDGDRVRILQNGLNTIDASSASPDHAVSFDVANLKSVEVIRGPATLLYGSNAIGGVVNAIDGRIVDEKLDGTIRGSMGGRFSSVDSGYQSNAMLEGGWKGLAFHVEAFTRAAEDFHIPGNARTVGEQERNPLPAGDLEPSKNVPNSHLRSEGVSGGLSYVWEGGFVGFAWTEFHSLYGSPAEPSVFIDLNQTRLDVRGAFYKPLPRIKEISYRFAWSDYEHVEYEDGMDNTVFKNDGYDARVEVKHEKIAGMEGVVGFQSDRSDFLIAGAEAFLPPNITQSNSLFFFEDITRGPLSFQFGGRYDHISVEALDNDVFGPARSRTFDNFSGSVGVVFNPNDEYSAAFTVTHAERAPTSQELYANGAHLATNTFEVGNADLGVESSLGFDLNLRKRTGWVTGSVSGYYNRYNDFIGQFPTGVMVDTDGDLIGDTPEYAYTAVAAQFIGAELETTFHLLHPVTTEQQATTNLNWEFKADAVRARDASTGRSLPRIPPFHLSSALIVERGPFGAKLEGIYAAPQARVAASEFGTDSYFLVNLTLSYRVVQGPTTIDLYVKGMNLTNEDAREHTSFLKERVPLPGRGIVAGMKMTF; encoded by the coding sequence ATGAAAATTCCCCTGCCTTCGTATTTTTTAACCGCTGCGCTGTCTTTGACTGCTGTGGGTTTTAGCACGGCCCAGACAGCTTCTCGCATCGAGAAACTTGCGAGTCAGCCGACGTTGCAGTCTGAGATCGCGATGGATGAAATCGTTATTTCTGCCCCGCTGGACCGACCGCTGTTTCAGCAGGCGCAGGCGACTTCGGTACTGACTGGGCAGCCGTTGAATCTGGCGATTGAGCCGTCCCTGGGGCAGACACTGGCGCGGCTGCCGGGGGTGAGCAGTTCGTATTTCGGGCCGGCGGCGAGTCGGCCGATCATTCGCGGGCTGGATGGGGACCGCGTGCGCATTTTGCAGAACGGACTGAACACCATCGACGCCTCCTCGGCCAGCCCAGATCATGCGGTGAGCTTTGATGTGGCAAATTTGAAGTCGGTGGAGGTGATTCGCGGTCCGGCGACGCTGCTGTATGGCTCGAACGCCATCGGGGGCGTGGTGAACGCGATCGACGGGCGCATCGTGGATGAAAAACTTGATGGGACGATCCGTGGCTCGATGGGCGGACGGTTTTCCTCCGTGGACAGCGGCTATCAGTCGAATGCGATGCTCGAAGGCGGCTGGAAAGGACTGGCCTTTCATGTGGAGGCATTCACACGGGCGGCGGAAGATTTCCACATTCCGGGAAACGCACGCACCGTGGGCGAGCAGGAGCGTAATCCGCTGCCAGCGGGTGATCTGGAGCCGAGCAAGAACGTGCCAAACAGCCATCTGCGCTCGGAGGGCGTCTCCGGTGGTCTGAGCTATGTTTGGGAAGGTGGCTTTGTGGGTTTCGCGTGGACGGAGTTTCACTCACTCTACGGGTCACCGGCGGAGCCTTCAGTCTTCATCGATCTGAACCAGACGCGTCTGGATGTGCGCGGTGCCTTTTACAAGCCGCTGCCACGCATCAAGGAGATCAGCTACCGCTTTGCGTGGTCGGATTACGAGCATGTGGAATACGAGGACGGCATGGACAACACCGTGTTCAAAAACGACGGCTATGACGCCCGTGTGGAGGTGAAGCATGAAAAGATCGCGGGCATGGAAGGCGTGGTGGGTTTTCAATCGGACCGTAGCGATTTTCTCATCGCCGGAGCGGAGGCGTTTCTGCCGCCGAACATCACGCAGTCGAACTCGCTGTTCTTCTTTGAGGACATCACGCGGGGACCGCTCAGCTTCCAGTTTGGCGGTCGTTACGACCACATCTCGGTGGAGGCGCTGGACAACGATGTCTTCGGCCCGGCGCGCAGCCGCACGTTTGACAACTTCAGCGGTTCGGTGGGAGTCGTCTTCAATCCCAATGACGAGTACTCCGCCGCGTTCACTGTCACGCATGCCGAACGTGCGCCGACCAGCCAGGAACTCTATGCCAACGGTGCGCATCTGGCGACGAACACCTTCGAGGTCGGCAATGCGGATCTCGGCGTGGAAAGCTCGCTTGGCTTTGATTTGAACCTGCGCAAACGCACCGGCTGGGTCACGGGTAGCGTCAGCGGCTACTACAACCGCTACAACGACTTCATCGGCCAGTTCCCCACCGGTGTCATGGTGGACACGGACGGTGATCTCATCGGCGACACGCCTGAGTATGCTTACACGGCTGTGGCGGCCCAGTTCATCGGCGCTGAACTGGAGACTACTTTTCATCTGCTGCATCCCGTCACTACGGAGCAGCAGGCAACCACGAACCTGAACTGGGAATTCAAGGCCGACGCCGTCCGCGCACGTGACGCCAGCACCGGACGCTCGCTGCCGCGCATCCCGCCGTTCCATCTCTCCAGCGCATTGATCGTCGAGCGTGGACCATTTGGCGCGAAGCTGGAGGGCATTTATGCCGCTCCCCAGGCTCGTGTGGCCGCCAGCGAGTTTGGGACTGACAGTTACTTCCTCGTCAATCTCACGCTGAGCTATCGCGTGGTGCAGGGGCCGACGACCATCGATTTGTATGTCAAAGGCATGAACCTCACCAACGAGGACGCCCGTGAGCACACCTCCTTCCTCAAAGAACGTGTGCCGCTGCCAGGCCGTGGCATTGTGGCTGGTATGAAAATGACGTTTTGA
- a CDS encoding exopolysaccharide biosynthesis polyprenyl glycosylphosphotransferase, with protein MNSTNSTASILSAGSTLQALEARRAWRENEQVSPHFWVLISILGDLVMAVLAAYAAYWLRFHSIIRDFGNFDAMTFRQYGGHMALGSLTLVLVLGWQDVYHQNVLLRSRWVASKIAKGILVWTAGFLAITLALKLQPSISRVYVMLNGATALLLILGWRSVFMHCLRAPGRIEALQQRTLFVGWNAEAVSLWKTLKRDRACAFDLLGWVNTGSSEDGGPADESLPCLGELNDVEHLISTQAVDMVVVADLHGPREQMIALANLCEREMIQFKVIPSCFRVFVSGLTLETIAGTPVLGVTRLPLDDTLNVMVKRALDIVGAVIGLVLSAPVIAIFSAMVWLESPGAVFYRQRRWGCNGVPFEIIKIRSMKIDAENASGAQWCVKDDPRRLRIGAFMRKWNIDELPQFWNVLKGEMSLVGPRPERPELIAGFKHQIPHYNARHHAKPGMTGWAQVNGLRGDTDLSERIQCDLWYLENWSLWLDLQVMLLTFFKRDNAY; from the coding sequence ATGAATTCCACAAACTCCACCGCCAGTATCTTGAGCGCAGGCTCAACTCTCCAGGCTTTGGAGGCACGGCGTGCGTGGCGGGAGAATGAGCAGGTGTCACCGCACTTTTGGGTGCTCATCAGCATTCTGGGAGATCTGGTCATGGCCGTACTCGCCGCCTATGCGGCCTACTGGTTGCGGTTCCACTCCATCATTCGGGATTTCGGCAATTTTGATGCGATGACCTTCCGCCAGTACGGCGGTCACATGGCCTTGGGAAGTCTCACGCTCGTCTTGGTGCTGGGATGGCAGGACGTCTATCACCAGAATGTTCTGCTGCGCAGCCGCTGGGTGGCTTCAAAGATCGCGAAAGGCATTCTCGTCTGGACCGCAGGTTTCCTGGCCATCACACTGGCCTTGAAACTGCAGCCCAGCATCTCCCGTGTGTATGTGATGCTCAACGGTGCCACCGCGCTGCTGCTGATCCTGGGCTGGCGTTCGGTTTTCATGCATTGCCTGCGTGCACCGGGACGCATCGAGGCGTTGCAGCAGCGCACGCTGTTTGTCGGCTGGAATGCCGAGGCGGTGAGCCTGTGGAAGACGTTGAAACGCGACCGGGCATGCGCCTTTGACCTCCTGGGCTGGGTGAACACCGGCAGCAGCGAAGATGGCGGGCCTGCCGATGAGAGCCTTCCCTGTCTGGGAGAACTCAACGATGTGGAGCACCTGATCTCAACTCAAGCGGTGGACATGGTCGTGGTGGCGGATCTGCACGGTCCTCGCGAGCAGATGATCGCCCTCGCCAATCTCTGCGAGCGTGAAATGATTCAGTTCAAGGTCATCCCCTCCTGTTTCCGGGTTTTTGTGTCCGGTCTCACCCTCGAAACCATCGCCGGCACGCCGGTGCTCGGTGTCACACGTCTGCCGCTGGATGACACGCTCAATGTCATGGTCAAGCGTGCCCTTGACATCGTTGGCGCCGTGATTGGGCTCGTTTTGAGCGCCCCCGTCATCGCGATTTTCAGCGCCATGGTCTGGCTGGAATCACCGGGCGCCGTCTTCTACCGCCAGCGTCGCTGGGGTTGCAACGGCGTGCCGTTTGAGATCATCAAAATTCGCTCCATGAAAATCGACGCCGAGAATGCCTCCGGCGCCCAATGGTGTGTCAAAGACGATCCACGTCGTCTCAGGATCGGCGCGTTCATGCGCAAGTGGAACATCGACGAGCTGCCGCAGTTCTGGAACGTTTTGAAGGGCGAGATGAGCCTCGTGGGGCCGCGGCCTGAGCGCCCGGAACTCATCGCCGGATTCAAGCACCAGATTCCGCATTACAACGCCCGCCATCACGCCAAACCGGGCATGACCGGCTGGGCGCAGGTCAACGGCCTGCGTGGCGACACCGATCTCAGCGAGCGCATCCAGTGCGACCTCTGGTATCTCGAAAACTGGAGCCTCTGGCTCGATCTCCAGGTCATGCTGCTCACCTTCTTCAAGCGCGACAACGCCTATTGA
- a CDS encoding glycosyltransferase family A protein, whose translation MPLFTVYTPTYNRAHTLHRVFESLQAQTCRDFEWLVIDDGSTDGTAELMRRYQAEAGFPVRYLPMPHRGAHHAHNLSLRESHGELWLKLDSDDGCVPQALERLQHQWESIPTAQRDAFSGVTGLCRDQNGQRVGTPFPADPLDCSAAELEYRHKVRGEKWGFLRLDVLRQFPYPADVPGNFIPESFIWCQVSRQFKTRHINEELRIYWTDAPSLVHGRSNPRTNAAGHRLMFKMVLDLESGWSFLAPLRLLRAAVQYSRFAWLSGVGLVRQFRGLKSSGGRLLWLIALPVGWGLGWRDGVRFPKD comes from the coding sequence ATGCCGCTTTTCACGGTTTACACGCCCACCTACAATCGCGCGCACACGCTCCATCGTGTGTTTGAAAGCCTGCAAGCCCAGACCTGCCGTGATTTTGAGTGGCTGGTGATCGACGACGGCTCCACCGACGGCACGGCGGAGTTGATGCGGCGCTATCAGGCCGAGGCCGGCTTTCCCGTGCGCTATCTGCCCATGCCGCATCGTGGTGCCCACCATGCACACAATCTTTCGCTGCGTGAATCCCACGGTGAGCTGTGGTTGAAGCTCGATTCTGACGACGGCTGCGTGCCGCAGGCGCTGGAGCGTTTGCAGCATCAATGGGAAAGCATCCCAACCGCGCAGCGCGATGCCTTCTCCGGTGTCACTGGTCTGTGTCGTGATCAAAACGGGCAGAGGGTTGGCACACCCTTTCCGGCCGATCCGCTCGACTGCTCTGCGGCCGAACTGGAATACCGCCACAAGGTGCGCGGTGAAAAGTGGGGCTTTCTCCGGCTCGATGTGCTGCGCCAGTTTCCCTATCCTGCGGATGTGCCGGGCAACTTCATCCCCGAGTCCTTCATCTGGTGCCAGGTGTCGCGTCAGTTCAAGACACGCCACATCAATGAGGAACTGCGCATCTACTGGACGGACGCGCCCTCGCTTGTGCATGGCCGCTCCAATCCGCGCACGAACGCCGCTGGCCACCGGCTGATGTTCAAAATGGTGCTCGATCTGGAGAGCGGCTGGTCTTTCCTCGCGCCGCTGCGTCTGCTGCGGGCTGCGGTGCAGTACAGCCGTTTTGCCTGGCTCAGCGGGGTGGGGCTGGTGCGGCAGTTTCGCGGGCTGAAATCCAGCGGCGGTCGTCTGCTGTGGTTGATCGCGCTGCCAGTAGGCTGGGGGCTGGGGTGGCGGGATGGTGTCCGGTTTCCGAAGGATTGA
- a CDS encoding PQQ-binding-like beta-propeller repeat protein, which translates to MHLSDLLFTGFNKRVAALHRDSGEILWDWTAPSGSSYTTLLLDGDRLIVSVQGYTYALDPLTGAQLWMNEMKGFGFGVASLVSVHGSSSAHLLAAAAADAAAAAAATTTTTAA; encoded by the coding sequence ATGCACCTCTCCGACCTCCTCTTCACCGGCTTCAACAAACGCGTCGCCGCCCTGCATCGGGACAGCGGCGAGATCCTGTGGGACTGGACCGCCCCTTCCGGTTCCAGCTACACCACCCTCCTGCTCGATGGCGACCGCCTCATCGTCAGCGTACAGGGCTACACCTATGCGCTCGATCCCCTCACGGGAGCGCAGCTCTGGATGAACGAGATGAAGGGCTTCGGCTTCGGCGTCGCCAGCCTCGTCTCCGTCCATGGTAGCTCCAGCGCCCACCTCCTCGCTGCTGCTGCGGCGGATGCGGCAGCGGCTGCTGCCGCCACCACGACCACGACTGCGGCTTAG
- a CDS encoding HNH endonuclease gives MATRKNWTRDELLVVLNLYHKLTFGQMHARQPVIISLAEKLGRGANSVALKLVNLASLDPVLKLRGIKGMANASALDLVVWNDFHADLNETVPASEEALRKIFDLDEGSELEVLPNEGVRVRRCPQGPTEAVVTVKQRRGQEYFRDAVVNNFGGRCGVTQLGVRELLVASHILPWGSHANERLNVRNGLCLSRLHDAAFDRGLIAFDDDLRLLLSKRLKQELPQRAIAESFAAYAGEALILPDDAALPDLAFIAEHRKKIFSNT, from the coding sequence ATGGCAACGCGGAAAAATTGGACGCGCGACGAATTGTTGGTCGTGCTCAATCTCTATCACAAGCTCACCTTCGGCCAGATGCATGCGAGGCAGCCAGTGATCATAAGCCTTGCTGAAAAGCTTGGACGTGGTGCAAACAGCGTCGCTCTTAAACTTGTTAATTTGGCATCCCTCGATCCCGTCCTGAAACTTCGCGGCATCAAGGGTATGGCGAATGCAAGCGCACTCGATCTCGTCGTATGGAATGATTTCCATGCCGATCTCAATGAAACTGTTCCTGCCAGCGAGGAGGCCTTGCGAAAAATATTTGATCTTGATGAAGGCAGTGAGCTTGAGGTGCTTCCGAATGAAGGTGTCCGCGTTAGAAGGTGCCCGCAGGGTCCCACAGAAGCAGTCGTGACCGTGAAACAACGCCGTGGTCAGGAATACTTTCGCGATGCGGTGGTGAACAACTTTGGCGGCCGCTGCGGAGTCACACAGCTTGGTGTTCGGGAGCTTCTGGTCGCTTCTCACATCCTGCCGTGGGGATCACATGCGAATGAGCGCCTGAATGTTCGCAACGGGCTGTGCCTCTCGCGATTGCATGATGCGGCCTTTGATCGTGGTTTGATTGCGTTCGATGACGATTTGCGGCTGCTGCTTTCCAAGCGCCTGAAACAGGAGCTGCCACAACGGGCCATTGCCGAAAGTTTCGCTGCTTATGCAGGCGAAGCGTTGATTTTACCGGACGATGCGGCTTTGCCGGATCTGGCGTTCATTGCTGAGCACCGGAAGAAGATTTTCAGCAATACATGA
- a CDS encoding type II toxin-antitoxin system ParD family antitoxin, protein MTVTLPASLESFVSQKIASGLYHNADEVVVESLGLMRQEERWKAVASAKIDEGLRDLEEGRVLTAEQSREEMAAFKQRWRAGA, encoded by the coding sequence ATGACTGTGACACTGCCAGCTTCGTTGGAATCGTTCGTGAGCCAGAAGATCGCCTCCGGCCTGTATCACAATGCGGATGAGGTGGTGGTGGAGTCGCTGGGGTTGATGCGGCAGGAGGAACGCTGGAAGGCGGTGGCCTCGGCGAAGATCGACGAGGGACTGCGTGATCTGGAGGAAGGCCGCGTTTTGACCGCCGAGCAGTCACGGGAGGAGATGGCGGCGTTCAAGCAGCGGTGGCGTGCGGGCGCATGA
- a CDS encoding type II toxin-antitoxin system RelE/ParE family toxin produces the protein MRELVYSHAAHSDLQDIWMFIAEDNPEAADALEADIRTEVQRLADLPSLGHRRRDLTVHDLWFHTVRRNYLIVYRQGEVLEVVRVLHGARDAVHELQ, from the coding sequence ATGAGGGAACTGGTATACAGCCATGCGGCGCACAGTGATCTGCAGGACATCTGGATGTTCATTGCGGAGGACAATCCTGAGGCGGCGGATGCTTTGGAGGCGGATATTCGCACCGAGGTGCAGCGATTGGCGGACCTGCCGTCACTAGGCCATCGCAGACGGGATCTGACGGTGCACGATTTGTGGTTTCACACAGTGAGGAGGAATTATTTGATCGTGTATCGTCAAGGCGAGGTGCTGGAAGTCGTCCGCGTGCTGCATGGTGCGAGAGATGCGGTGCATGAGCTGCAGTGA
- a CDS encoding YaeQ family protein, which translates to MALKAIIYRAGVAFSDLDRNLYSDHTLTIARHPSETEERMMVRLLAFVLNAPATNDLGTLEFGKDMWEADEPALVQQDLTGLTEHWIELGQPEEKRLVRVCGRAKRVTVYSFGSTAPAWWAALAGRFSRVNNLTVWQLPAAQAQALGALAARSMDLQITLQEGVLFVGEGERSVEITPVRLFGGE; encoded by the coding sequence ATGGCACTGAAGGCAATCATTTACCGGGCAGGTGTGGCGTTTTCCGATCTGGATCGCAATCTCTACAGCGATCACACGCTGACGATTGCGCGGCATCCGTCGGAGACGGAGGAGCGGATGATGGTGCGGCTGCTGGCGTTTGTGCTGAATGCGCCAGCGACGAATGACTTGGGAACATTGGAGTTTGGCAAAGACATGTGGGAAGCGGATGAACCGGCGCTGGTGCAGCAAGATCTGACGGGCCTCACGGAACACTGGATCGAGCTGGGACAGCCGGAGGAGAAGCGGCTGGTGCGCGTGTGCGGCCGGGCGAAGCGGGTGACGGTGTATAGCTTCGGCAGCACGGCACCGGCGTGGTGGGCGGCGCTGGCGGGACGGTTTTCCCGCGTGAACAATCTGACGGTGTGGCAGCTCCCGGCGGCGCAAGCCCAAGCGCTGGGCGCGCTGGCGGCGCGGTCGATGGATCTGCAAATCACGCTGCAAGAGGGCGTGCTGTTTGTGGGGGAAGGTGAGCGCAGCGTGGAGATCACGCCGGTGCGGTTGTTTGGCGGAGAGTGA
- a CDS encoding NAD(P)H-dependent oxidoreductase codes for MNPPKILAFAGSTRSGSFNKQLIRVAADAARAAGAEVTLLDLRDLPLPLFDGDFETEHGLPDNAKKLKALFRDHHAFLIAAPEYNSSITGVLKNALDWASRSESDDEPALSAYRGKTAALLSASPGALGGLRGLVHLRAMLGNIGVIVLPDQVALPKAHEAFDAAGQLKDERPAKQVTALAQGLVSFLKKHLA; via the coding sequence ATGAACCCACCCAAAATCCTCGCTTTCGCGGGCAGCACGCGCTCCGGCTCCTTCAACAAGCAGCTCATCCGCGTCGCTGCCGATGCGGCACGTGCCGCCGGTGCCGAAGTCACCCTTCTCGATCTGCGTGATCTCCCGCTGCCGCTGTTCGATGGAGATTTCGAGACCGAGCACGGCCTGCCCGACAACGCCAAAAAATTGAAGGCCCTCTTCCGCGACCACCACGCCTTCCTCATCGCCGCCCCGGAATACAACAGCTCCATCACCGGCGTGCTCAAGAACGCCCTCGACTGGGCCTCCCGCAGCGAGTCCGACGACGAACCCGCGCTCTCCGCCTATCGCGGCAAAACGGCCGCGCTCCTCAGTGCTTCGCCCGGCGCGCTCGGCGGTCTGCGCGGTCTCGTCCATCTGAGGGCCATGCTTGGCAACATCGGCGTCATCGTCCTGCCGGATCAAGTCGCCCTGCCCAAGGCCCACGAAGCCTTCGATGCCGCAGGCCAGCTCAAGGACGAACGCCCGGCCAAACAAGTCACCGCCCTGGCCCAAGGACTCGTGAGCTTCCTGAAAAAGCACCTCGCCTAA
- a CDS encoding glycoside hydrolase family 25 protein: MNLRRVSFCVGAVTVLLLAGCSPIRTETMSLSAARRCLNNTVDFGHDGGVIRPDQLRRMGVELMIHRATLGGTKTDVDYARRERSARVAGLKWGAYHYLKRRESVGAQMQRFTNVVAATARRNGTANHPVMLVLDNEGADRVSWTELARAAQRVSGRTGVWPLLYCSVPSPGTAAFARQCQELEALSASERQVLRECGLWVPRYGEQPDTRVTFSVPRVFGDWTFWQYCGDLSGRPKTALAAMEFSGQVGGAFTRSGGRTSLRHFCDRNLFNGSPAEFERFYREHASAVSAWR, encoded by the coding sequence ATGAATTTACGGCGTGTGTCTTTCTGCGTGGGTGCTGTCACCGTGCTGCTGCTGGCGGGCTGCTCGCCGATCCGGACGGAGACGATGTCGCTTAGCGCGGCGCGGCGGTGTTTGAACAACACCGTGGATTTTGGCCACGATGGTGGGGTGATCCGCCCTGACCAGCTTCGCCGGATGGGCGTGGAGTTGATGATTCACCGTGCGACACTCGGCGGGACGAAGACGGACGTGGACTATGCGCGGCGGGAACGATCGGCACGTGTGGCGGGTCTGAAATGGGGCGCGTATCATTACCTCAAACGCCGTGAGAGCGTGGGGGCGCAGATGCAGCGTTTCACGAACGTGGTGGCGGCGACGGCTCGGCGCAACGGCACCGCGAATCACCCGGTGATGCTGGTGCTGGACAATGAGGGTGCGGATCGTGTGTCGTGGACCGAACTCGCCAGAGCGGCGCAGAGGGTGAGTGGTCGCACCGGTGTGTGGCCGCTGCTGTATTGCAGCGTGCCATCGCCGGGCACCGCTGCATTTGCCCGGCAGTGCCAGGAACTGGAGGCGCTGTCCGCCAGCGAACGCCAGGTGCTGCGGGAATGCGGCCTGTGGGTGCCGCGCTATGGCGAGCAGCCGGACACGCGGGTGACATTCAGCGTGCCGCGGGTGTTCGGTGACTGGACGTTCTGGCAATACTGCGGCGATCTGAGCGGCAGGCCGAAGACGGCGCTGGCGGCCATGGAATTTTCCGGGCAGGTGGGCGGTGCTTTCACGCGCAGCGGCGGACGGACGTCACTTCGGCATTTTTGTGATCGCAACTTGTTCAACGGTTCGCCTGCGGAGTTTGAGCGGTTTTATCGTGAGCATGCGTCGGCGGTGAGTGCATGGCGGTGA